A window of Mercenaria mercenaria strain notata chromosome 16, MADL_Memer_1, whole genome shotgun sequence contains these coding sequences:
- the LOC123540942 gene encoding thrombospondin-1-like isoform X2: protein MSPFYNTIAFTVVLAVLGRAASLECYKCSDVMNMNECYNKVACEDNQVCYKKSKNEYTEHVSYDLGCTDNQNCGGFANLSTELSAVKMDGGQTHACFECCSTERCNINLCEYKYSSECVDDVKTDCAYLNSLFSICKLINKARKLCPKYCKLCEVDGSWSPWSNWSDCDVTCGNGTQVRTRACTDPAPQYGGLDCLGNDTDTKSCQNKPCPGKWTVL from the exons ATGTCGCCCTTTT ATAACACCATAGCTTTTACGGTCGTTCTAGCCGTATTGGGGAGAGCAG CATCGCTTGAATGTTACAAGTGCTCTGATGTGATGAATATGAATGAATGTTACAACAAAGTTGCGTGTGAAGATAACCAG GTGTGTTATAAAAAGAGCAAAAATGAATACACTGAACACGTTTCTTATGATCTAGGATGCACTGACAACCAG AACTGTGGCGGCTTTGCAAATCTTTCTACTGAGTTATCAGCCGTGAAAATGGATGGAGGTCAAACACACGCTTGTTTTGAGTGTTGTTCCACTGAACGTTGCAACATCAACCTCTGTGaatataaatatt CTTCTGAGTGTGTCGATGACGTAAAGACAGACTGTGCGTATTTGAACTCCTTGTTCAGTATCTGCAAACTGATTAATAAAGCGAGAAAACTGTGTCCAAAATACTGCAAACTGTGCGAAGTGG ATGGGAGCTGGTCACCTTGGTCAAACTGGTCAGACTGTGACGTCACGTGTGGAAATGGAACACAAGTTCGTACTCGAGCCTGTACTGATCCTGCTCCACAATATGGCGGCCTTGATTGCCTGGGAAATGATACTGACACAAAGTCGTGTCAAAATAAACCTTGCCCGGGTAAGTGGACGGTTCTTTAG
- the LOC123540942 gene encoding thrombospondin-1-like isoform X1, with protein sequence MSPFYNTIAFTVVLAVLGRAASLECYKCSDVMNMNECYNKVACEDNQVCYKKSKNEYTEHVSYDLGCTDNQNCGGFANLSTELSAVKMDGGQTHACFECCSTERCNINLCEYKYSSECVDDVKTDCAYLNSLFSICKLINKARKLCPKYCKLCEVVDGSWSPWSNWSDCDVTCGNGTQVRTRACTDPAPQYGGLDCLGNDTDTKSCQNKPCPGKWTVL encoded by the exons ATGTCGCCCTTTT ATAACACCATAGCTTTTACGGTCGTTCTAGCCGTATTGGGGAGAGCAG CATCGCTTGAATGTTACAAGTGCTCTGATGTGATGAATATGAATGAATGTTACAACAAAGTTGCGTGTGAAGATAACCAG GTGTGTTATAAAAAGAGCAAAAATGAATACACTGAACACGTTTCTTATGATCTAGGATGCACTGACAACCAG AACTGTGGCGGCTTTGCAAATCTTTCTACTGAGTTATCAGCCGTGAAAATGGATGGAGGTCAAACACACGCTTGTTTTGAGTGTTGTTCCACTGAACGTTGCAACATCAACCTCTGTGaatataaatatt CTTCTGAGTGTGTCGATGACGTAAAGACAGACTGTGCGTATTTGAACTCCTTGTTCAGTATCTGCAAACTGATTAATAAAGCGAGAAAACTGTGTCCAAAATACTGCAAACTGTGCGAAGTGG TAGATGGGAGCTGGTCACCTTGGTCAAACTGGTCAGACTGTGACGTCACGTGTGGAAATGGAACACAAGTTCGTACTCGAGCCTGTACTGATCCTGCTCCACAATATGGCGGCCTTGATTGCCTGGGAAATGATACTGACACAAAGTCGTGTCAAAATAAACCTTGCCCGGGTAAGTGGACGGTTCTTTAG